A window of Pararge aegeria chromosome 27, ilParAegt1.1, whole genome shotgun sequence genomic DNA:
ttgtaaacaaataaaatgaatcAGCCAGCCATGTCCAACGTTAATTTGACTTCGCTAAATTTGTCtatgatctttttttttttttaatatactgaaTTTACAGCTCAGGGCTCTAACTAAGCCATACTCTCTACATATTTGTAAAATAGTGCTAAAATATGCGCAAGCTGAATGTTAGTAAGCGCTGCTTCCAGGGGCACATATATCATGCAATTACTGAAGTTTACGTATGTATTCGTTTTAGTTACAGTAAAACATAAGTAAAACATAATCTATAGACAGTAAACAAcccaaagaaaataaattatagtcttTACTGCTGTCAATGTCATATATGATTGATCAATTTGTATTGTCAAATGTTACTGCCACTGTCATTTGTCAATTGACAAAAATAAACCATTGTCAATATTTGTCTAAATCAATCTTAAATTAAGGGAGCCGGGAGGAGAGGAAAGACGTGTGCTAttgtagttataataaaataaatcgaattTTTGCTCGTTTTCTAGATGTAGTGTGAATTATAAACTGGtgagttataatttttaaatatagaacagTTATTTCCTAATTTGTGTTAGTTTGTAATAGGTTTGTTTGTTATGAAccggaaaaatataattacaataattaataggtACATATGTTTCCGTTATTGTTTGATTGTTACGGCTATTATTTAAGTCTGGCAGTATACCTATATAGCTTCTTTTGTATTGAAAACTcgcttttttttaatgaaaatgtttgaAAGCTTACtaccaatttattttcaaacattttaattaaaaaaaaattaatattattacttattcaaAATATAGCTCtgttttctgtttatttaattCTCTTTAAgcggtttgttttatttatttttattagactaAAAAActcgtttgattttttttcgttttaacaCCCTTTTGCGCGTAAGTGTCACGTTCTGGTCAAAATCGGCTTAGTAATATTCTGCGTAATAGTATACAACACTATAGTAACATTTAAAGCTTACGTAAGCTTACGTCataattatggagggtagaggtagtCATAATGAAGtacgagtataaaaaaaaacaactaaatcGATTCCCGAAATCTCTGAAGTAGACCAGTTTTCTCACCGCGCCACTAATAAGCTTTGCTGAAGGTGGCTGAAAATATAATcaatacagaaatatttaaggttttaataaatcgaaatatgcaaaaaaaaaaccactatcGAAATCGAGCcagtatttttgaaaaaattgttactgtcatacacacacacaaataaccTTTTTGGCCTTTTGCCCTTTTGCCCTAATATGTACCAGGATCTTATACTTGCTAGGAGGTCGGCCGTACGGAGTTACGCGGACACGGCCgagattttttattatgtcaAGCGGTTCTcttagaatttatttaatagggTCTTAGAATTTATGCGCTCCGTGTTCTAGTATTTACATCGTAGACTTCCTTGGGTTTCTTTACGtacctttacttttttattccacttcaagttagaccttgactgctatctcactggtgagtgatgatgcagtctaagatggtagcgggttaacctatGGTAGGGCAGTTTTAAACCAATATGCTAATCGCTTTGAGACATCCCAACCCTCTgatagttgcggcttcttttaACTCACCCAAACTTAGCGCCACTCACAACAAGAGGAGTCCTagacatatccttcacgaccctgatgATCAGATTACTACAGACAATGCTCCATAACACACActgaagacgaggtccccgacttctggcgtcatccggacgtgggcaGCCTCGAAAGCGTTCGGTCTAATCACCGTCCGAATTACCgttcaaaattcatataaattcagaattcaaaattaatttatttcaggtactcacctacctactttataagcacttttgaaacgtcaagtatgtctgtttgtagtgactctaccatcaaaatttacaatcatttttctatcttgcgagagatgagagcgaagctggctttCAATTCTACCctttcgttaagaaattcatcaaatgtatagtaacctcgctgtattagttgtgtttttacacattttttaaatgtatgcattggtaggtccagaattgccataggaatcatgttgtaaaagcgtatactcaacccccaCAAAGGTAGTGTTTTATAAAGTTAGGTTCGGTTATAGGCCAGAGTTTTGTTTTCGTCGCGGCATTAtctgtttttataaattccaataattaaacttatctCACTGTTAGTAGGTTCGTTAACACAATAAGttaattcttatttacattGTAATAACAAATGGTGATTATTTAGTTGGTACGAGTAGttgtgtaaatataatttattgagtGGTCGGTTTATTTGTCACTTAAATACCACTAAGTACTTATTGCAGAGCTAGCGAGACAaacattatatcccccgattatgtccCCTGAGGGGGGGATAGGGGGGtccccctgacaggggatataatgaccgtgtccacctgctaaagcacgggaagaTGGAATAGAGgaagttaacccccgtttattataataataatacagtgagataagtttaattattggaatttataaaaacagaTAATGACGAAAACAGAACTCTGGCCTATAACCGAACCTAACTTTATAAAACACTACCTTTGGTTtggtatacgcttttacaacatgattcctaaggcaattctggacctaccaatgcatacatttaaaaaatgtgtaaaaacacaactaatacagcgaggttactatacatttgatgaatttcttaacgacaggGTAGAATTGAAAGCCAgctctcatctctcgcaagatagaaaaatgattgtaaattttgatggtagagtcactacaaacagacatacttgacgtttcaaaagtgcttataaagtaggtaggtgagtacctgaaataaattaattttgaattctgaatttatatgaattttgaacGGTAATTCGGACGTGATTAGACCGAACGCTTTCGAGGCtgcccacgtccggatgacaccagaagtcggggacctcgtcttcagTGTGTGTTATGGAGCATTGTCTGTAGTAATCTGATcatcagggtcgtgaaggatatgtctaggactcctcttgttgagagtggcgctaagttTGGGTGAGTtaaaagaagccgcaactatcagagggttgggatgtctatacttataataaaactgtaactggaagattttctatatatgtatataaaaggaagttgtgtttataaccatttataactcaagaacggctggaccaatttttatgatatttgaatttTCGGATTTCCGTTAGTCCGGAATaagaaaataagtattaaaatataacattcataaaaaaaacgcggtacgaagttcgccgggacagctagtttaatatattttgaaaattttgacatggggatgctttataatcgatatggagtccaaaacagattttcatttaattattgtcTACCTGTCTGTATGTCTGGGCGTCACGTAAAatctactgaacagatttaaataaaatttagtatagtggtagctgacattccgggtcaacatataggatactttttatcccgataaacaataagtttcctacgGGAAATGGCATGaagttttttatcaattttacttcataactctgttaaatttgaagtctatcaaacatgtattgtgtaatttcaatgaagatcttataaatattgtcggagataaaggacgtaactcttcacaaataacagcaagtggcaatcgttgtcccatatggaCAACGATTTAATCATGAGTCCatcctaccaatattataaatgcaaaagtttgtgaggatggatgtatggataaatttatgtatgtatgaatccactaaaatacttacataaaaaaaaaaaaaaaaaaaaaaacacccggctaagtttgttgtgggcttcttcttagaccaggacgcgtttggaaccctcgtagctttagttttaagtttacgaatgtggttatcgccatcatctcactaccgtgtggttcttatgtacgcatcaaaagtgccacctgtgggcctacttgaataaagatatttttgactttgactttgactttgacttacaaCTTActactcagtataccacgtaaaataattgTAGGTACATAGTTAGCTACGATGATTGTcgtgttagcatcagatctattctagctacTTGATCGACTCatagcggacgaagtcgcgagggtccgctactaataaaaaaacttagacgatacacacaccgccatctagccttatagtaagcgtagcttgtgttatgggtactaagatgactgtagaatatttttatgaattatacagattaacactcagacactgaaaaacattcatgttcatcaaaccaACACTCTGTGGACTCaaagagcagggtcgctgcccactgcgccaatcggctgtcaaattatgTTAGCTGTTACTGTTAACCGcattttattacggttttttacaaatcccgtggtagCCGTTAGCTTTTCTGGTATAAGTTaatcctatgttactctccgtccttccgACTAACTCTATTCCAAAAATCAGGTCGATTGGTTTTTGAGTTAGGACGCGTAGGATGCCTTTTCAGGGCTAATAGTAATAGTAGTGGTTGTTgttattttcgtttttgttattgttgttgttgttggtgttattgttatttatggtTGTTATTGCTTGTTTTTGAACGGTCGTGCATCCAAACGGCTCTGGTACGTTGCCGGTGCCGTGCTGGGTTCCACCCCTTGGGGGGGATCGTTTAAGGGCCACTTGCTAATTGTTGGTTTTTCGTTTTtcgttgtttttcttttctttgcgttgtttttctttgttattgttACCTACTTTTAAGTGTTAACAGAGGTTGTTGGCGGGCACTTTACTGTGCGGTCCCTGATCGTCCGCCCGCCTGGCTTTCCAGACGGGTGGACCATCGGAGATGACGGACGACTTGGGCTCATCCGGAATGGATGGTGCCCCTGGTCCTGAATCGCGCCCGCGTCGCAGGGCAGTCGCAGTGAGGGGAGGAGCTTCTGCTCGGACCCCCATTGTGGCGAGATACTCGCGCCGTGAGGACTCCGCCTCGTCAAGCTCCCGCAACTCATCGGTCTCAAGGAGTACGACCCCGATTCCTAGGGGGAACTATGGGTTAGGGAGCGCGACGGCTGAGCTTAGGGCGGCAGAGGAGGAGACGAGGGAGAGCGGATTGAGTCGGTTCCTCCGGGACCGCGTGGTGGGGCGGGCGGCCCATACTACGGTCTTAGACCCAGAGGAGGGGATGGCGAGCGAGGAGTCTTGCCGAGAGGACCCCACCAAGCTCGGCACACAGGAGCTGCGGGCTTGGGCGGGAAGGAGCACGGCGTCCATCATACAGCTGGCTACCAAGTCCAGCCACCTGAAAGGGACGTACGTAAAGAAGTTCAAGGAGGCGGCCTCGGAACTCCAGGCCATAGTGGAAGCCCTCACCACGCGGAACGAGGCCGAGGAAACCCGCCGTCTGCAGGCGGATAACAACCGCCTCCGCTCTGAACTGGAGATAATCAGGGCGGAGCAGAAGGCGTATCGGCGGGACTTCACCGAAATGAAGACCGCGATGGCCAAGGAGGCAGCGAGGGAGGCCTCGAAGATGGCAGCTGAGGGAGCTTCGGCAAAGGAAGCGGCAACAGGTGCGCCACCTGCTTCGGCCCTGCAGGCGGACGTCCTGGAGGAGTTAAAAGCCTCCATAGTGGCCGCAGTTGGGAGGATGTTGGACGCCCGTTTTGCAGGGATTGAGAAGCGCCTTCTACCTGAAAGGGTCGTCCGCCCACCGCTGTCCTCAGACAGAAGGGGCCCGGTTCCTCCCCGTACGGCTGGAGCTCCACAGGCAGTTCGGGGCCTCTCGGGCGGCCTCGGAGCGAGCCCGGCCGCAGCGTCGCCTGGGGCACCCCCGGCGACGGCGGGCCCCAGCTGAGCAGCGCCGCAGGAAGAAACCTGGTCGGAGGTGGTGACCCGATAAAACAGGGCCAAAAAGACTCCCACCAGCAATCTCCCGACGGCAACACCGAAGAACCCTTCCGCGGCGGCTGCTAAGCCCAAGCCAAAGCCCAACCTGGCCCCGCCCAAGACTGCAGCCGTAGTAATTACCCTGGCTCCAGAGGCGGCCAGGAAAGGCGTGACCTACGCTCAGGTCTTGGAGCAGGCGGAGAGAAGGGTAAATCTGGAGGAGCTCGGCATTGGCGCGGGGATGCGGATTCGCCGCTCTGCCACCGGGGGCAGGCTACTGGAGTTGCCTAAAGAGCAAACTCAGGACCAGGCTGAGGTGCTCGCGGAACGTCTCCGAATAGCATTGGAGGGAGTGGCGGAGGTCGTCCGCCCTACGAAAACGGTGACACTCCGTGTTACCGGGTTGGACGATTCTGCCACGGCCGTTAAGGTTGCGGAGGCGGTGGCTCGGGCAGGGGGCTGCTCGCTCACCGCGGTTAAGGCAACTCAGGTGCAGACGGGCCCCTTGGGAACTGGCTGGTCCACTGTTTACTGCTCAGTGGACGCGGCCAAAAAGGTTTGCGATGCCGGACGCCTGCTGGTGGGCTGGAGCTCAGCAGGAGTCCAGGCACTGGAGCACCGCCCTCTGCGCTTCTTCAGGTGCATGGGTATGGGACACACGGCGTCTTTGTGCCCCTCCAAAACCGACTGGAGCAAGATGTGCT
This region includes:
- the LOC120635523 gene encoding uncharacterized protein LOC120635523, encoding MTDDLGSSGMDGAPGPESRPRRRAVAVRGGASARTPIVARYSRREDSASSSSRNSSVSRSTTPIPRGNYGLGSATAELRAAEEETRESGLSRFLRDRVVGRAAHTTVLDPEEGMASEESCREDPTKLGTQELRAWAGRSTASIIQLATKSSHLKGTYVKKFKEAASELQAIVEALTTRNEAEETRRLQADNNRLRSELEIIRAEQKAYRRDFTEMKTAMAKEAAREASKMAAEGASAKEAATGAPPASALQADVLEELKASIVAAVGRMLDARFAGIEKRLLPERVVRPPLSSDRRGPVPPRTAGAPQAVRGLSGGLGASPAAASPGAPPATTPTSNLPTATPKNPSAAAAKPKPKPNLAPPKTAAVVITLAPEAARKGVTYAQVLEQAERRVNLEELGIGAGMRIRRSATGGRLLELPKEQTQDQAEVLAERLRIALEGVAEVVRPTKTVTLRVTGLDDSATAVKVAEAVARAGGCSLTAVKATQVQTGPLGTGWSTVYCSVDAAKKVCDAGRLLVGWSSAGVQALEHRPLRFFRCMGMGHTASLCPSKTDWSKMCYRCGEEGHRHVGCERPLRCAVCADASQPSGHIMGGKSCHPPQGKARVVPSQSDRSGPAQNEDTDMPSNE